Below is a window of Corvus cornix cornix isolate S_Up_H32 chromosome 2, ASM73873v5, whole genome shotgun sequence DNA.
TTTGAAAATCCTTCATGCCAGACAGGCATGCTGCTTTTCACGTAAAGTATCAAATACATACatgatccttttttttccaatttatatttttatttttttcttaatttataaCCAGGCAAGGTAAATTAAAAGTAATATATCCTCAGTTATAGGCTGTGGTTCACAGATGATTATTCACAAGCCAGATGCAAAACCTCCCATTTTTCTATTTAGGGTTCAGGTCTAACAAAttgaaagaaagacagaatCACTGTTCTGTCACACAAATATACAAAACCAGGGGTTTCTAAAGAAAGCTTAGCACAGGCAGTAAGGACTGCTACACTTCCCTACACTGTCTGAAAACTGGATTCCAGTTGAGATTATCAATTACACGTTATCAAAGAAATAATGATCGGAAACATCTTTTCCCAGTACATACCTGTGTGTTCATACTTATGCCTCAATAATGAGCTGCTCTTCTGGAATATTTTGTCACATAAATCACATGCATACATcccattttctgtctttctcatttttttctttgggggTGTTGAATCAGAATCATTTTGATCTTCTGCATTGGGTATTCCTTCTGAGCTAGTGTCTTGCCTTTCATCcttcagaaaaatttaaaaaaaagttaagttcAATAAAAAAAGTAACCCACATAAAATGAAGCTGCTATTCTCATTCAATTCCATAAGCAGACAAACAAAATTGTTTAGACTTCCACAgtcaaaaaaaatcttttactgCACTGTTCTGCTTTGCAGTCCCTGCCACCACCCAGATGCAGAATCCTTACTGGGACTGGCTTTAATCACATCCAAATCTAATTGTTGGCCAGGTCCAATTCAGGGCccataaaataaatgcaatattaCAGACCTGTAAAGCACTTCAGTAAGTGGGAAGAACAAATTTGCCAACTAACTGCATTTTTTGCTAATCCACCTACCTTTTGCTGCCTCACAGACTTTAAGAAGTTAAAAGGCTGTTTTTGCTGAAGTTTTCACAAAAATGCTATTTAAGTTACCATTTGAATTTGAATATTTGACTACCTTCTTCCTCATGAAACTACCAAAAATACTACTTAGCCCCAAATTTAAGGGACTTCAAATAGTTTCATTACTagtttcaaaaatataattgtCTATTTCTAAGCATTTCAAGTGCTAAAACTCCCCTCTAAAAGCACAGTATTTTCTACTGACATCAGCAGCATCACTACACACATATTTTATCACATACTATCAAATCTGAATATAAAAGTGTACATGCTAGCTACCTCAAATGTCTGTCTCAAGCTTTTAATATAAGCAACCTTGTAACTCTTCAAGGCTCCTCAGTCTCTGACAATACAGAAGCCTGAATAGATCATTAAGTTTCTCAGATTTAAGCAGAAACACTCAGGCACTTTTCTGTTCTGCCCTGTCCCTACCTCAATGCGCACAGGTGATTCTCAGGAGGACTGACCCTGGTTAGATCACATCTGGATGCACCCAGGGAAGAGCAAGCCAGGATACAGGAATGGCAGATGAAGAAGACAAATATCTCCCTGACTTTCAATTGAGAATAtatctgtgttttgtttaaagtgCCATTACAGTGCAGGATGAATTCAGCTACTTTGCAAGCCAAAGAAGCAGAGCAGTGTGAAATGTAGCCAAACATTCCgaagagtttattttctgagtGTGGGGAAAGAGGAGATACAGAGCCAGCAAAAGACAGAAGctatggttttattttgctttttgatcAGGAGCATTAGATAGTCTTTAAAATAGTGAGCACTAATGTcctagaaaattaaatatggaGAAGAACTGAGCTGTCCATGCACAACAGTTTCTGTTAGTCTGGATTCAAGATGCCTGAGCTGACTAGCTTTGCAGAGGGCACAACAGTAATGTCTATTACCCATTTACAGTCAAGTCAAATAAGCCTGACAgcttgtatttatatttttgtttaatttaccCTGATAGTTTTCTGTTAGCTCAGTACTGATACAGATTGAATACATCATACATATATCATGCAGGAATATGGGGATCAAATTACCTGATTTCCATTGGCTTGGGTCTGTTTTGGTGGTGTCTCATGAACTGCAGGGCTAACTGTAGTAGAGTATGTATAAGCCACCTGTGGAATCAAAATGGTTTGCTTATTGGCAGCGAGAGCTCTCAAGCAGGGAACACTGTTCTGGTCAGCAATGGCAACAATTGTAGGTAACTGGGCAGTGACTGTAGGTATAGCAATATTTATGGGATTGGCACTTGGTGGGATTACATTTACAATAGGATCAGAGTCTATAACACTGTTGTCCTTTTGTGGTTCTTTTTTTGCACAAGTTAAGTTCAAAGGTTCTTCTTGGACAGAATAAACACTGTTCTGGTAAACACTAGTTATGGTAGATCTTTCCAACAGTTCTCCATGTTGCTTTGGTAGAGAAAGGTCAAGAGGTTCTATTTGTGGCTCTTCTTGTACACCCTCTGCCGTGTACGTGTAACCCTGTGAATTTCTTGATGAAGAAAGGTTTAGTGGTGATGCAGATGGCGTGCTACTGTGTGAACCATTCAGAGTTGATCCCTCTGGTAAAGTCTGAGATTTTGTTGTACTGACAGGATTTTCTGAGTTATTTGTGCTGTTCTGGGGTTCACTCACATTTGTAGTTGCTGCTTGATCATCGTTGTCTGTGGGACTGCTTAATTTAACTTGTTCAGGAGAAGATGGTCCAGAAGACTGCACAGAAATTTGTCCAGCTTGCATTTTTTCAAACCACTTTTTTACCACATCCAGTGGTAGGTTTACAGAATCTGCTATTTTTGAAAGCTCTTCTGCGCTTGGTTGTGCATTTAATGCATAATACGCCTTTAGGAGCGATAGAAGGTTCTTTAAAGGTGGCTGACCAGGAGATAAGTTGTTCTCCCCAGCTTCTGATGGGACAGGGGACTCGGGTTTCTCAGCTTCTGTTCCACTGGGCTGGGGAAGCTGAGGAGGGCTTTTTGTTTCATAGTGCTTTAATTCTTGAAGTGCATTAAGATCTCCTGGACAGTCATCACAAAGAAGACAAGTGCTATCATTGGTCTCTCCTTCAAAGTTCTTATCTTTCTCAGACTTCACTGTGAGATCTTCTggtaatttctcatttttgcaACTATTTGCAGGaacagagttttctttttttagattttGTGGAACAACCTGAAGTTGACTTGGCTGCTCCAAGCTGTAGTTGATGATAATTTTGGTTGTCCCATCTTGGTCAACCAAAGGAAGACTGATCGCTGAAATGAGGGAATGGCCAGCTTGTTGTATAGATGCATTGTTGATTGTTTCTTGTTCTTTGGACACAAGATTAGCATGATTGTTTTCCAGTACTTGCCTTATTACATTACCATCCACTGCCACTTTCAATACATTTTGAATGTCACTTAAATTGATGCTTATGGGAGACACCAGACCTACTGTTGGTAGAACAACAGCTTGCACCACACCCTGAGGAGAACTGGTTGCCTGCAATGGGCTACCACCACTAAAGACCCCATTCTGCAAAGGGGTTGAACAATTAATTCCTGAAGCAACCACTATGGGCTTGAATTCATAATCCACAGGTTCAGTTTTAATTTGGTTAAGAGGAAGCTGCTCTTGCAAGGGTTTATTTTCTATCTTTTGTCGTATCTGTGGTCTTGCTGGGCTACCTGGTGAtgcagaaagggaaggggaggagcaCTGAGACATCTTGAGCCCTGACCGGGCTCGACCATTCACGGGCATCAAACCAATACACTTCTTACTGCTTATGTGTGAACTGTATGAACCAGAATGGGAAAAACGTTTCTTGCAGTTTGGGCACTCATATGGCTTCTCTcctaaagattaaaaaaaaaaaaaaagaaaagaaaaaatgcatatgGAACAGTTAACCAGGTTACAGCGTAGCTACATCAAACAATAATTACCAGAAAGAATACATTATAATGACCTCTCAAAAAgtcctagggaaaaaaaaataatcttatcTAGTGGATTGAACAGTAAGAGTATAGCTCTGATCCAAGGCTCCTTTAATAAGTTTGTGATCCACTAGTAGGTATAGGATGGAGCCCACATGATCATGTGTTCCAGTATTTCTCTATTTGACAATTACAGATTTCACTGAACTCCATTAAAATAGTACCACCACTAACTTCAGAAGCTACATAAAGTacttcagaatggaaaaaaaaagaatatgattaaagaaaaaaaatgcaataaatgcAAATCATAATTGTATAAGGAGCTATGCATGTTTTATTGCAGCAAATGCAAATACAATCTACCCATATTTGCTACAATACTCACAATAACCCACAATACCAGgttaaagacagaaattaataaTCTCTTTTGAGTGACCACATCTAACCTATTgttatattatatattaaaatatattattatatataacATTTCTTATAAATTGGAACTTTTCTAATAAATTGTGTCCTGAGTGTACTTTAATATGACTTGTCTTGAGTGATGACAATTACAGTGACAGGAGGAACACACGATTCTTATGCCCTGATTATTATCAATTAAAATTTTCCAGCAAGGCTTGTAACACACTGAATGATCTGCAaacattgaagaaaaaaacaggcaagTGAAAAGGACCAGAAAGATGTCCCTATTTCTTCTGTGACAAGTCAAGTTTTCCTTAATTGTAAGAGATTAAGTTGCAACTTTAAATCCTCTTTGAGTTTTTCTGCATATTTCCTGCACACAGCTGAAGGCTGCAGTCAGTGCTTGCAGTATTCCAGGGggaaaaatataaggaaaacaCTAGTATTTTAAACTTAGACTTACAAGACTGCTACTACATCAAAGTTATAAAGAGCAGAAATGGCAACATTAGTACTCAATTCAATGCTTGATTTATTTACCACTGTGGATTCGTAGGTGCTCCTTTAGGTgatgtttatatttaaaagcttttccacATTCAGTGCACTTGAATTTTCGATTACCACTGGACTGCGTCACATGTCTCTGTAGGAAAGAAgtcttaattattttacaggACAAAATCTTGCACAAACACCTTGTATTTTCACATtgcaacagagaaaatgcaatACAAACCTGAAAACAATCAACCATAATTATAAGACACTAAAGGTGgtatggaaaaagaaacaaattacaaaTCAGGTAAAAACTGAGacacacattttttctgaataaatctggtacagtaaaaagaaaaaaataaattcaaaatacagttGCCCCTTCTCCTAAATTCAGGTGATGTCTACACTGACATGTTATGTGAGTAGGAAGTTCCAGGATGAATCCTAATTCTACTTGTGAAAGcaaaaacatcaggaaaaaccccaagcccACTACCCACAGAATATTTCATGCAGGACAGAAAACATTAAAGTCGATAGAAGCCTGTTTAAACTTCAATCAATTGACTTGATTTTTCCATTTACATGCTTCCAGGGTTTACTGTTGGCCTTGGATTCCTCTATATAATGATGCCACAAGATTGCTCAAGGGAAGGTAGCTCAGTGACAATAAAGGGACTTCTGGTCACAATTAATTTGCAAATTAAATGTGAGAAACTAAACcgaaacaaataaaaatatggaggGATTTGCCAAGTACACAACATCAAACCTCTTCACTATTTGCACTGAAGCTCTGTGATTTTGTTAGATTTTGCCTTGTGTGAGCATTTATTAACTTCTAAAttgtttttgtctttattgCTACACtagcataaaaaaaaagcaaaag
It encodes the following:
- the ZEB1 gene encoding zinc finger E-box-binding homeobox 1 yields the protein MADGPRCKRRKQPNPRRNNVTNYNNVVEANSDSDDEDKLHIVEEESVTDAADCDASVPEDDLPTDHIVLPENSEREGSTKSCWEDEAGKERKEILGPEAQTDEIGCTVKEDECDSDAENEQNHDPNVEEFLQQEDTAVIYPEAPEEDQRQGTPEASGQDENGTPDAFSQLLTCPYCDRGYKRFTSLKEHIKYRHEKNEDNFSCSLCSYTFAYRTQLDRHMTSHKSGRDPRHVTQSSGNRKFKCTECGKAFKYKHHLKEHLRIHSGEKPYECPNCKKRFSHSGSYSSHISSKKCIGLMPVNGRARSGLKMSQCSSPSLSASPGSPARPQIRQKIENKPLQEQLPLNQIKTEPVDYEFKPIVVASGINCSTPLQNGVFSGGSPLQATSSPQGVVQAVVLPTVGLVSPISINLSDIQNVLKVAVDGNVIRQVLENNHANLVSKEQETINNASIQQAGHSLISAISLPLVDQDGTTKIIINYSLEQPSQLQVVPQNLKKENSVPANSCKNEKLPEDLTVKSEKDKNFEGETNDSTCLLCDDCPGDLNALQELKHYETKSPPQLPQPSGTEAEKPESPVPSEAGENNLSPGQPPLKNLLSLLKAYYALNAQPSAEELSKIADSVNLPLDVVKKWFEKMQAGQISVQSSGPSSPEQVKLSSPTDNDDQAATTNVSEPQNSTNNSENPVSTTKSQTLPEGSTLNGSHSSTPSASPLNLSSSRNSQGYTYTAEGVQEEPQIEPLDLSLPKQHGELLERSTITSVYQNSVYSVQEEPLNLTCAKKEPQKDNSVIDSDPIVNVIPPSANPINIAIPTVTAQLPTIVAIADQNSVPCLRALAANKQTILIPQVAYTYSTTVSPAVHETPPKQTQANGNQDERQDTSSEGIPNAEDQNDSDSTPPKKKMRKTENGMYACDLCDKIFQKSSSLLRHKYEHTGKRPHECGICTKAFKHKHHLIEHMRLHSGEKPYQCDKCGKRFSHSGSYSQHMNHRYSYCKRETEERDSAEPEEMGPEVLSSEHVVVRASPSQIDSDERESLTREEEEYSEKEEEEEEEKDIEGLQEEKECRELQEVGDAEEEAAVEEEGKTEENKNDEAVNQASNAEPEVIQNNGQVSEENNK